The genome window TTAAATCATTTTAATAAGGAATTACAAGTTATCGAATAATAAAAAAACCTATTTTAGTCATTGTCCAGAGAAAAGACTAAAATAGGTTTTTTATTGGGAAATATGAAGAGATATTACTAGCTTTAGATTGAGTTTCAGTTTTTTATTCTAGTTTTTTGTTTTCACTATTGCTATTTTGAGAGGATTCTTTTTTATTCTCCTCTTTAGGAGGAGAAGGTTTTTCTTCTGGCTTCTCCTCATTTTTTGGTGGGTCTTCTTCAGGAGTCTCCTCCTTGGGCTTTTCTGGTTTTGTTGGAGGAGTCTCCGGAGGATTTTCCTTTTCTCCGGGAGGCTTCTCTTTGGGGTCTTTCTGGGCTGGTGGCTTCTCCTTTTGAGGGTCTTGTTCTGAAGAAGGCTCATCTATTTTTTCATCCTCTTTTTCATCTTCAGAAGTATCTGGAGACTTAGGGGGAGCTGTATATTTGGGAACAGTTCCCTGTATGAAGAGTTCCCCATAGGGCGCATTGGCTGTCACAATCCCCCTTGGCATAGAGGGAAACTCTCTTGCAGGTAGGCCCTTGTGAATAGCGGTCATTACCTTTTCCCACATGGAGGCAGGCCCAGGTTTAGAACCTCCATATATGCCAATATTTAAATAATAAGTTCTTCCATTGGCTACAACGTGGTTTTCATCATACCCATACCAAACTGCTGCTGAGTAATAGGGGGTATAGCCTACAAACCATGCATGCATATTTTCATTTGTAGTTCCTGTTTTTCCTGCGATATTTACTCCAGGGACAGATAAATTAGTGGTTCCTCCCTTGGGCACATCCTTTAAGACATCTGTCATTAAGTAAGCAGTTTGGGGAGAGATAACATCTATTTCCTCACTCTCATGCTCTAAAACAATCTTCCCTGTGGAATCTACTACCTTAGTATAAAAGGTAGGAGAGACCCTTTTGCCTTGATTAGGGAAGGTGGAAAATGCACTAGCCATAGCTAAAGGGGTTTGACCATGAGTATACCCTCCTAGGGATAGAGCAGCAGGTACCATATCATTATGACTTCCTTCCTTTACGATGGATAAGCCAAATTTCTCCCCATACTTTACAGAATTTTCTAGTCCTACATCTTGCCAAGCTTGCACGGCTACGGTATTTATAGACTTATATAGAGCATTTCGTACTGTGGTTATTCCTGAATACCCACCTCCGGCATTTCTAGGTTTATAGCCTTTAACATTGATGGGAGCATCATTGTAGGTATTGGCTAGGGTCAAGGTTTTTTCCTCAAGTCCTGGGGCATATACAGTAAGAGGCTTTGTGGCAGAACCAGGTTGAAAGGATCGTAAAGCCCTATTCATAGAGAGATTACTTTGTTTATGTCTACCACCCACAATTCCCTTCACTTTCCCCGTAGAATTTTCAATAATCACCATGGCTCCCTCAGGGGTATAGTTTACTTCTCTGCCCAATTCCTTAGATTTTTCCTGGGAAGCTTTTTGAGCCCTAGAGGATTGTTTGGGAAATAGGCTATCGTTTTTGAAGTTCTCTTCTAAGATGGATTGAATATTACTGTCTATAGTAGAGGCGATAGTCAGACCTCCATTTAACAGATAATCAGCTGCCTTCTCCTTGGCCTCCTCCTCGGGTATGCCAGAATAGTACTCCTCTATAAGGTCCTTTAGAACTTGTTCATATACTGCGTCAGTAAAGTAGGAGTACAAGGGGGGCTCTAAGGGAGTGGTCAGACCAAAATCATTATTTTTAATCTGAGCTTTAGCTTCTTGATATTGTTTTTCATTAATGAAGCCCAATTCATTCATTTTGCTAAGTACTGTTAATGCTCGTTTCTCATTATTGAGGGAATGCACAACTTTTCCCTCATTATCCACGGCTATAGCAAAACTTTCATCTTCCTTTTTTTCTATAATATAAGGTTTATAGGTGGTAGGAGCCTTTGGAATAGCTGCTAATATAGCTGCCTGAGCTATAGAAAGTTCATCCACACCTTTTCTAAAATATGTCTTTGAAGCTGCTTGTATACCATGGGCATAGGCAAAATTAATTTTATTTAAATAGGCTTCCAAAATTTTATCCTTATCCATGGTTTTTTCTAATTGAATAGCAAGATAGGCTTCTTTAATCTTTCGACTAAGTTCTTTTTTAGGGCTCAAATGAGTTAGCTTTATTAATTGCTGGGTAATGGTACTACCACCAGCACTGGTTAGATTTCCTGATTTCAAACCATGAAGAGCAGCTCTGCTAATTCCCTTTATATCTACGCCTGAATGCTCATAGAATCTTTCATCTTCAATAGCAATAAAGGCATTGAGGACGTGTTTCGGGATTTCTTCTACGGTGACAATTTCTCTTTTTTCCTTTCCCTGTAGTTCTTCGTAGAACTGACCCTTTTCGTCTAAGATAACAGAAGGTTGTGCGTACAAGAAATTATTCATATCTAGGGGAGGAGCTTCTTTTACATAGGTATAAGTTAGTCCCATAGTGGTTCCTGATAGGACAAAGGCAATAAACAAAATAGCGATTAATATGTATTTTAAAGATTTTGTGATGCTGTTTTTTTTCATGGTCAAATCTCCTCCAATTATTTATTTCTTAATATAATATGCCCCTAGGGGATGTATAAAAACTAAAATGTTATGAAATATACTTTTAAAAAAGTACGCTAAAAACAAAGGATTAATTAAATAAAGGATACCTTAAGGTTATGTCGAATCAATATATACTATGTATAGATATTGTTTTATTGTCTTCATTAATATTTACCCAACCAATATATATATAAT of Irregularibacter muris contains these proteins:
- a CDS encoding transglycosylase domain-containing protein; amino-acid sequence: MKKNSITKSLKYILIAILFIAFVLSGTTMGLTYTYVKEAPPLDMNNFLYAQPSVILDEKGQFYEELQGKEKREIVTVEEIPKHVLNAFIAIEDERFYEHSGVDIKGISRAALHGLKSGNLTSAGGSTITQQLIKLTHLSPKKELSRKIKEAYLAIQLEKTMDKDKILEAYLNKINFAYAHGIQAASKTYFRKGVDELSIAQAAILAAIPKAPTTYKPYIIEKKEDESFAIAVDNEGKVVHSLNNEKRALTVLSKMNELGFINEKQYQEAKAQIKNNDFGLTTPLEPPLYSYFTDAVYEQVLKDLIEEYYSGIPEEEAKEKAADYLLNGGLTIASTIDSNIQSILEENFKNDSLFPKQSSRAQKASQEKSKELGREVNYTPEGAMVIIENSTGKVKGIVGGRHKQSNLSMNRALRSFQPGSATKPLTVYAPGLEEKTLTLANTYNDAPINVKGYKPRNAGGGYSGITTVRNALYKSINTVAVQAWQDVGLENSVKYGEKFGLSIVKEGSHNDMVPAALSLGGYTHGQTPLAMASAFSTFPNQGKRVSPTFYTKVVDSTGKIVLEHESEEIDVISPQTAYLMTDVLKDVPKGGTTNLSVPGVNIAGKTGTTNENMHAWFVGYTPYYSAAVWYGYDENHVVANGRTYYLNIGIYGGSKPGPASMWEKVMTAIHKGLPAREFPSMPRGIVTANAPYGELFIQGTVPKYTAPPKSPDTSEDEKEDEKIDEPSSEQDPQKEKPPAQKDPKEKPPGEKENPPETPPTKPEKPKEETPEEDPPKNEEKPEEKPSPPKEENKKESSQNSNSENKKLE